DNA from Pseudomonas mendocina:
GGCGTTCGGAGCGTAACGCTCCATGAAGCGCTCGCCATGGGCGTTGATCAGGTAACCACCCTCACCACGGCAGCCTTCGGTAACCAGTACACCGGCGCCGGCGATACCGGTCGGGTGGAACTGCCACATCTCGATGTCCTGCACCGGTACACCAGCACGCAGAGCCATGCCCACGCCGTCGCCAGTGTTGATCAGGGCGTTGGTGGTGGAGGCGTAGATACGACCAGCACCGCCAGTGGCCAGAACCACGGCCTTGGAGCGGATGTAGACGGTTTCGCCAGTCTCGATGCAGATGGCGATGATGCCGACGATGGCGCCGTCCTGGTTCTTCACCAGATCGACTGCATACCACTCGTTGAGGAACGAGGTGCCGGCTTTCAGGTTGGCCTGATACAGGGTGTGCAGCAGTGCGTGACCGGTACGGTCGGCAGCGGCGCAGGTACGGGCAGCCTGAGTCGGATTATCAGGTCCCTTGGACTGACCGCCGAACGGACGCTGATAGATGCGGCCTTGCTCGGTACGGGAGAACGGCAGGCCCATGTGCTCGAGTTCGAACACGGCCTCCGGGCCGACGGAACACATGTATTCGATAGCGTCCTGGTCACCGATGTAGTCGGAACCTTTGACGGTATCGTACATGTGCCAGCGCCAATCATCGTTCGGGTCGGCCGAAGCGATGGCGCAGGTGATGCCACCTTGAGCAGATACGGTGTGCGAGCGAGTCGGGAACACCTTGGTGACCACGGCAGTCTTGTGACCGCCCTGAGCCAGCTGCAGCGCTGCGCGCATACCAGCGCCACCGCCACCTACGATGATGGCGTCATAGGAAAGAGTACGGATGCTAGCCATGAATCAGAAACCCCACAGAATCTGCACGCCCCAGACGAACAGGACGAACTGGAGAACGCCACATGCCGCCTGGACCAGGAAACGCACGCCGGTAGCCCAGCGGCCAATGGCCATGGGCGTCAGGTAGTCGGTAGTGATGGTCCACATACCTACCCAGGCGTGCACGATCAGCGCAACCAGCGCCAGAAGGCTGAAGATGCGCATCGCAGTGTGAGAGAACAGACCGTGCCATTCGGCGTAGCCCATTCCTGGATTACAGATCACATAGCTCAGCAGAAACAGCGTGTAAGCCGCGAGAACGACCGCAGAAACGCGTTGCGCCATCCAGTCATAGAGGCCCGAACGCGAGAAGTTCGTAACGTTGGTTACCATATCCATACCCCCAGCAGCACGATCACGATGACCGAGATGACAAGCACGATTTTCGAGCCCAGCTTGCCGCCTTCAAGCGTCTCACCGACGCCGACATCCATGATCAGATGGCGCACACCGGCCACCAGGTGGTACAGCAGAGCGGACAGAAGACCCCAGATCACGAACTTGGCCAGCGGGCTGGTCAGGCATTCTTTCACTTGGGCGAAGCCCTCTTCGGAGGTCAGCGACTTGTCGAGGCCGAACAGCAGGATGGCGATACCGACAAAGAGGATGACACCGGAGATACGGTGAAGAATGGACGTGTAAGCGGTGATCGGAAGCTTGATAGTCCGAAGGTCTAGGTTTACAGGTCGTTGGCTATTCACGGCTTTTTTATCACACTGAGAGCCCCTAACTATCAGGGCAAAGTTGTTGGGAAGTGCACTGGCAAGGTACCCATCACCCAATGAGTGACAACCGCCATGACACGGCCCTAAAGCCTGTGGCGGTCGGCCGCAGAGTATAGACAGTTAGCAGACTAATGACAATGCGACCTCCCCCCCTAAAAAGCGCATTGCAGACTGCAAAAAAATGACGTAAATAGCGGCCTTTTTTCGTTGAAAACCACGCCGAAACCCTTCTGCCAGCTGGGTTTTCGCAAATTGACTTTCGGATTTATCCCACTATAGTGGTGCGGGCCCTGCGTGGGGGGCTGGTTGATGATTCCAAGCATAATTAGGAGGCCAAACATGGCTGACAAAAAAGCGCAGTTGATCATCGAGGGCGCAGCCCCCGTCGAACTGCCTGTTCTGACCGGCACCGTTGGTCCTGATGTAATCGACGTGCGGGGCCTGACCGCCACGGGTCGCTTCACTTTTGATCCCGGCTTCATGTCGACCGCCTCTTGCGAGTCGAAGATCACCTATATCGATGGTGACAAGGGCATCCTGCTGCACCGCGGCTATCCGATCGAGCAACTCGCCGAAGACTCCGACTACCTGGAAACCTGTTACCTGCTGCTCAATGGCGAACTGCCGAGCAAGGAAGAGAAGGCCCAGTTCGTCAGCACCATCAAGAACCACACCATGGTTCACGAGCAGTTGAAGACCTTCTTCAACGGCTTCCGCCGCGATGCCCACCCAATGGCCATCATGTGCGGCGTAGTGGGCGCCCTCTCTGCCTTCTATCATGACTCGCTGGACATCAATAATCCGCGCCATCGCGAGATTTCGGCCATGCGCCTGGTCGCCAAGATGCCGACCATCGCGGCCATGACCTACAAGTACTCCATGGGCCAACCCATGATGTACCCGCGTAACGACCTGAACTACGCGGAAAACTTCCTGCACATGATGTTCAACACCCCGGCCGAGATCAAACCGATCAGCCCGGTGCTGGCCAAGGCCATGGACAAGATCTTCATCCTCCATGCCGATCACGAGCAGAACGCCTCCACCTCCACCGTGCGCCTGGCAGGCTCCTCAGGCGCCAACCCGTTCGCCTGTATCGCAGCCGGCATCGCAGCACTGTGGGGCCCGGCACACGGTGGCGCCAACGAAGCCGTACTGGCCATGCTGGACGAGATCGGTGACGTATCGAACATCGACAAGTTCATCGCCAAGGCCAAGGACAAGAACGATCCGTTCAAGCTCATGGGTTTCGGCCATCGCGTCTACAAGAACCGCGACCCGCGCGCTACCGTGATGAAGCAGACCTGCGACGAAGTCCTCGGCGAGCTGGGCATCACCAACGATCCGCAGCTGGAACTGGCCATGCGCCTGGAAGAGATCGCCCTGACCGATCCGTACTTCAAGGAACGCAACCTGTACCCGAACGTCGACTTCTATTCGGGGATCATCCTCAAGGCGATCGGCATTCCGACCAGCATGTTCACCGTGATCTTCGCCCTGGCACGCACCGTCGGCTGGATCTCGCACTGGAAGGAAATGCTCTCCGGCCCGTACAAGATCGGCCGCCCGCGTCAGCTGTACACCGGCTACGAGCAGCGCGACCTGCCTGCCAACCGCGACTGATAGCGCTGCATCACGAAAAAGGCTGCCACTTGGCAGCCTTTTTTCATTTATCCAGCTATCCAGCGCGTCTCAACGTCCCTCGGCCTGCGCACGCAGCCCTTTCAGCGTTTCCAGCGGCGCATCGACCACAAAGCTGTTGGCCAGCCAGGACGGTACGCTACCACCCGGTTCGGTATGCACCTCGTAAGTCACTTCCACCTCACCATCGCTCAGCGGCTTCATATGCCACTGACCATCGACCCGACTGACCCGCACGAAGTCCTTTTCTTCCGGCAGGCGCTCAGGCACGGCCTTGAGCAGACGCGTGACGCTGCCGTCAGGCTCGGTTCGAGTGGTGACTTGAATCACCGAATCACGCGACTTCACCGGCCAGGGCATCTCGAAGCGAGTATAGATTTCGCTGACATCGTCCTTGGTCTCCAGCAGCCGCTGCTGCTGACAGCTGAAGATCCAAGCGCAGGAGCCTGAAACGTCCTCCTGCAAGGCCAGCAAATGCGGCAAATCGCTTTTTACCGTGACCACGCCACGGTAGGCCTTGTACTTCGACCCCGGCACCTCGGCCAGGTAGACACGAATGCCGTCCTCCTCCCGTTCCAGCTGCCACGGCCTCTCGGCGGCATGGGCAGCGCTCGCACACAACATCATGGCCAATGCGGAAATACGGATCATCTTCAGACCAGCTCCCTGGGGATTGTTTGCGTTTCGACCGCTGATGATCATAGCGGGTTCAGATCATCAAGCAGTCGCCTGCTCGAGCCAACCCAGCATTCGAATGGCACTCTCACGGCTGTCGCCACAGACAAGCTCGTCAGCCTTGAATGCAGCGCACACAGCCGGACGCTCCGCCCGCCCGAACAGGGCGCAGAGATAGTCAACGGAAAGATGGAGACAACGCACGCCGGCTGGCTTGCCTTCGGGCATGCCTGGAATCGGCGAACTGATGGAGGGCGCGATGCAGCAGGCACCACAACCGGCACGACATTCCATGAGAAGACCTCGACGACGCGAAACGAACGGCGGCGATCCTAATGAGGCGCGCGCCGCCAGTCGAGGCCTTTCATGATCAGTGGTTACGCTGCAGGCGCGCCAACAGGCTGGAGGTATCCCAGCGGCCACCGCCCATGCCCTGCACGTCGGCGTAGAACTGGTCGACCAGCGCCGTGACCGGCAGTTGCGCGCCATTGCGACGCGACTCTTCGAGCAGGATCGACAGATCCTTGCGCATCCAGTCGACGGCGAAACCGAAGTCGAACTCACCGGCCAGCATGGTCTTGTAGCGATTTTCCATCTGCCAGGATTGCGCAGCGCCCTTGCTGATCACATCGACCACCGCGTGGCCATCGAGACCGGCGCATTGAGCGAAGTTCAGCGCCTCGGCCAACCCCTGAACCAGGCCGGCGATGCAGATCTGGTTGACCATCTTGGTCAACTGCCCGCTACCGGCCGGCCCCATCAGTCGAATCATTCGCGCATAGCTCTGGATAGCGGCTTCGGCGGCGGCATAGGCTTGCGGTTCGCCGCCAACCATCACCGTCAGCACGCCGTTGACGGCGCCCGCCTGACCACCGGACACCGGTGCATCGAGAAAACCCAGGCCGCGCTCAGCGGCGATAGCTGCCAGCTCCCGCGCGACATCGGCCGAGGCCGTGGTGTGATCGACCAGGATGGCGCCCGGCGCCATACCCGCGAAAGCGCCCTGCTCACCCAGAACCACGCTGCGCAGGTCATCATCGTTACCCACGCAGCACATCACCAGCTCAGCACCCTGCACGGCCTCACGCGGTGTAGGCGCACTGCTGCCGGCGTATTCGCCCATCCATTGCTCGGCCTTGCCCGGCGAGCGGTTGTAGACCGTCACCTGATGCCCTTTGCGCGCCAGATGCCCGGCCATTGGATAGCCCATGACGCCCAAACCGAGAAACGCGACCTTTGCCATACCAACCTCCTCCAGATACAGGCGGCAGAGCCTAACACGGCGTTTGCCCTGCTCGAAAAGGCCTTCCATACTGCCAGCGGTTTCGTTCAGAGCGAGGGCTTGAGCCTGATCTGATGCCAGGAACCTTTTCAATGCAGCAGGGCCGAAGTGCAAAAGATCGCAGACAGGTTCTAAGGAGCGCCCATGGGGCATTGGCTAGTCATCGACCTGGAAGCCACCACCGACGAAGGCGGCTGGGCGATGGAAGAAATGGAAATCATCGAGATCGGTGCCAGCCTGGTCGGAGCAGATGGTCATGAGCGCGACCATTTTCAGCGCATCATCAAACCGCAACGCCGGCCCTGCCTGACCGACTTCTGCCGCGAACTCACCCACATCACCCAGGCCGAGATCGATAGCGCCGCCGCCTTGCCTCAGGTGTGGGCCCAGTTCGAACGCTGGCTGGGACAACATGCGCCGCGTCTGGCTGGCTGGAGCAGTTGGGGGGACTACGACCGCCGCCAACTGGAACAGGAATGGCGCCAGCATCAGCTGCATAGCCTGTTGGCCGATGTTCCGCACCTGAACCTCAAACAAGCCTTCGCCAAGGCGCGTCAGTTGCCACGCCCCGTCGGCCTTCACAGCGCCCTGCAACTGGCCGGTATGCAGTTTCAGGGGCAACAGCACCGTGCCCTGGAGGACGCGCGCAATACCGCACGCCTGCTGCCGCTGGTTCTCCCCGTTAAAGGGTGATGACGAAAAAAAAGCGCTTGGGCATACTGGCGCCCTTTTATGGCCTGCCATTCATGGCGGTCACCCTTCGGGTCGTCGCCAGGCGACGTTAAAACTGGCTCCCAGCAATTTTTCCAACCCCTTCCGAGGAATCGCAGATGTTCAAGGTCAACGAGTACTTCGACGGCACCGTCAAATCCATCGGCTTCACCATGGCTGAAGGCCCTGCCACCATTGGCGTGATGGCCCCGGGCGAATACGAATTCGGCACCAGCCAACTGGAAGTCATGCATGTCGTCGCCGGCGCCCTGACCGTCAAACTGCCGGGTAGCGACAGCTGGAACACCTTTGAAGCCGGCAGCAAGTTCACCGTCGAAGCCAACAGCAAGTTCCAGCTGAAGGTGGCTGTGGATACCGCCTACCTCTGCGAATACCGCTAAGCCACAAGGCGCCACGAAGAACCGGCCCCAGCGGCCGGTTTTTTCTTTGATGATCAGCACCAGGACACAGCCCCATGTCGCGCACCGCACTTTTTGCCCCCATCGCCCTGCTCGTGGTGGCCATGGTCTCGATCCAGAGCGGTGCATCGCTGGCCAAGAACCTGTTCCCCCTGGTCGGTGCCGAGGGCACCACGGCGCTGCGCCTGGTGCTCGGTGCGATCATTCTGTCGCTGGTGATGCAGCCCTGGCGGGCCAGGCTGGATCTGCGCAAGTGCCAGGCCCTCGTCGCCTACGGCCTGTCCCTGGGCGGCATGAACCTGCTCTTCTACATGTCGCTGCAGAGCATTCCACTGGGCATCGCCGTGGCCCTGGAATTCACCGGCCCACTGGCCCTGGCGCTGTTTTCTTCACGCCGTCTGCTGGATTTCGTCTGGGTCATTCTGGCCATCGCTGGACTGTGGATGCTGCTACCCACCGGTGCCACGCAGAGCGCCATCGACCCGCTTGGCGCCGCCCTGGCGCTCGGTGCGGGCGTTTGCTGGTCGCTGTACATCATCTTCGGCCAGAAAGCCGGCGCCCAGCATGGGCGCCACACCGTTGCGCTGGGTACCTGGGTCGCCGCGCTACTGGTTCTACCCATCGGGGTCTGGCATGCCGGTAGCGATCTGCTGAGCGTCGATTTGCTGCCAATCGCACTGGGCGTCGCGCTGTTGTCTTCCGCCCTGCCCTACAGCCTGGAGATGGTCGCCCTGACGCGCCTGCCGGCACGCACCTTCAGTGTCCTGATGAGCCTGGAGCCGGCTGTCGCCGCGCTGTGCGGCCTGATCTTTCTCGGTGAGAAACTGCTCTGGGGGCAGTGGCTGGCCGTCGGCGCGATCATCATCGCCTCGGCCGGCGCCGCTGCCACCATCAGACCCAAGAGCTAGCTGCCGAACTGCAGCTCAGCCAACCGCGCATACAAAGGGCTGCTCTCGATCAGCTCGGCATGCCGGCCAATCGCGGCCAGACGCCCCTGCTCGATCACCGCGATGCGATCCGCCTGTTTCACCGTGGCCAGACGATGGGCGATCACCAGCGTCGTGCGTCCGGCCATCAGCGATGGCAGCGCCTGCTGGATCAGATGTTCACTCTCGGCATCCAGTGCGCTGGTCGCCTCGTCCAGCAGCAGGATCCGCGCATCGGCAAGCAAGGCACGGGCAATCGCCAGACGCTGACGCTGGCCACCGGAAAGTCCGAGCCCAGCCTCACCGAGATGAGTCTGATAACCCTGTGGCAGGCGCTGGATGAACTCATGAGCGTGCGCCGCCCGTGCAGCAGCTTCCACCTCGGCCTGGCTGGCATCCAGGCGACCGTAGCGAATGTTGTCCTCGACCGAGCCGAAAAACAGCGCAGGATTCTGCGAAACCAGGGCGAAACTGGCACGTAACTCACGCGGATCAAGCTGATCGATCGGCACGCCATCGATGAGGATGCGCCCGGCCTGCGGATCGAAGAAGCGCAGCAGCAGGTCAAACAGCGTCGACTTGCCTGCCCCGGAAGGGCCAACCAGAGCCAAGGTCTCCCCCGCTGCCACCTGCAGGTCGATGCCATCGATGGCATAGCTGTCCGAGCGTGACGGATAGGCAAAGCGCACGCCCTGCAGTTCGATACGCCCCTGCACCGGCTGTGACAGGTGCTGCGGCTGCGGCGGCGCCACGATGGCGTTACTGGCACGCAGCAGCTCGCCAATACGCTCGGCGGCGCCGGCCGCACGCTGCAACTCGCCGATCACCTCGCTCAAGGTGCCGAACGACGAGCCGACGATCAGGCTGTAGAACACGAAAGCGGCCAGTTCGCCGCCAGAAATGCGCCCGGCGATCACATCCATGCCACCGACCCAGAGCATCACCCCCACCGCACCGAGCACCAGCACGATGACCACGGTGATCAACCATGAACGCTGGGCGATACGCTTGCGCGCCACATCGAACGCCGCCTCGGCGGACTCACCGAAACGACGCTTGTCCTCGTCCTGGTGGTTGTAGGCCTGCACCGTCTTGATCTGCCCCAGCGCCTCGCCCACGTAGCTGCCGACATCCGCCACGCGATCCTGGCTTTGCCGCGACAGTGCGCGCACGCGGCGGCCAAACAGCAGGATTGGCGCCACCACCAGCGGTAAGGCCAGCAGGACAATGCCGCTGAGCTTGGGATTGGTGACCACCAGCAGCACACTGCCGCCAACCAGCATGATCAGGTTGCGCAGCGCCATCGACAGCGACGAGCCGATCACCGATTGCAGTAGCGTGGTATCGGCAGTCAGCCGTGACTGGATCTCCGAACTGCGATTGCTCTCGTAGAAGCCTGGGTGCAGTTCGATCAGATGATCGAAGACACGCCGGCGGATATCCGCGACCACCCGCTCGCCGATCCACGACACCAGATAGAAACGTGTATAGGTGCCGAAGGCCAGCGCCAGTACCAGCACGAAGAACAGCAGCAGCGACTGCCGCAACGCTGCCGGCGATTGCGTGGCCAGGCCCTGATCCACCAGCAGCTTGATGCCCTGGCCCATGGACAGGGTGATCGCCGCCGTGAACATCAGCGCCAGCAGCGCGCCCACTACTCGGCTGCGATAAGGCGCGATGAAGCGCCAGGCCAGGCGTATGGCGCCACGCTGGCGGGAGGAAAGCATCGATGTCATGACAGGTCTCAGGAGTCAGCAGCCGAGGGCGCTTCGGCCAGCCAGGCCACTGCGCACAAAGCCAGCGTGGCCAGGTTGGTCGAAAGCGGATTGAACGCCTGGATCAACAGATGGGGACTGAACAACGCAACATCAAGCAACAGCGCCAGCAATACTGCGCCAGCGACCAGCAAGGGCCAGCGCTGGCGACGCACCGTCAGCAGCACGATGCCCAGAAGTATTTCGGCGACGCCAGCGATACGGGCGATCACCTCCGGGGCGAACAGCGGGTAATCAGGCAGGCCGTGAGCCCCGATCATCGCCACCTCGTCAGGGCTGAGCCAGAGAATCTTCGGTGCCAGCCCATGCCAGATGAACACCAGCGCCAGGGCCAATCGAGCGAGCCAGGCAATCTGCGCCAGGCGCACCTCAGTCATGCAGGAAGCGCTCGGCATGGTCGGCGCTGGGCAGCAGGCAGACCTCATGCCGGCCGAACAGGTGGTAGCGATTCAGCGCAATGCGGTCGTAACTCCAATCGCGTAGTGAGCGCGGGATCAGACGCAGCCAGCTGAGGCTACGCCAGGGCTGGGGCAAGCGGGCGAGGATGCGCAGCAACGCCGAGGAACGTACATGCAACCCGGCCTCGTCGATCAGCGCCATCGTGTCGAAGCGGTCGGTCGGCAGGCCGTACCAGGCCAGCAATGCCTGGCCCTGTGCCGACTGCACCGAAGCCAGGCGAAACTGTCGCTGCCGGTCATGGCGAATGAGGAATCTCGCCCAGCCGTTGCAGAGTTTGCAGACGCCATCGAACAGAACGACACGCTCGCCTGCAGCAAGATTCGGCGGCAACGACTGCTGCGTCATTGGCCAGCCCTCGCCTGCTGCGCCAGCGGCCGGTAATGGCCAGTAATGCGGTAGGCGAACAGAATGTCCTCCTCCTGCGTACCCCGGCCAATGTTGTGCAGCACCAGCGGTGTGCCGGTTGCAGCCTGACGGTCGCTGACGATGCCGATGTGGGTGAGGCCGCGGCCCAGATCCCAGGTGACGATATCGCCGGCCCGGTAGGCCGAGGCATCCTGTTTGACCGGCAGTGACCAGCCCTGGCGCTTGAACCAGGTCATCAGGTTGGGCACGCGGCGGTGGTCGATATTGCTGTCGGGGCGGCTCAACCCCCAGTGTTTCGGGTAGACCGAGAAGTTGCCACGCATATCGCGATGTACCGACTCCTGCAGATCCAACCCCTGTTGGCGCAGCGCACGGATCACCACATCGGTGCAGACCCCGGTGGCCATGGGCACGTCGCCGCCTGGATAGCTCAGTTTCCGGTAGGCCGGGTCATAGCTCAGGGTCACGCCAACCTGTTTGCGCGCATCGAGTACCAGCTTGTCCGCCTCGATGGCCTGCGCGGCAAAAGCCAGCGACCAGACCAGCAGCGCGATCACCATTCGCATATCGATCTCCTATCGACTCAGGGGATACAGCAGTTCTTCCTTATAGCCAGCCCAGACCCGCACCGCATCTGGAAAGGCATCGTCCAGCGTCACGTCGCCACTATCGACCAGCAGCGGCCTTCCTTCCAGGGTCGCCAGCTTGCGCTTGGTCGCCACCACGCGCAGGCGCTCCAGGCCAATGGCACGCAACACGCGCGGGCTGATCTGCTGATTGCCGCGGCCGATGATATGGCCCTGGCCACCAATGGCGGTCACCAGCAGGTAAGTCGGACGGCCCTCGACCAGGCCGAACAGCTCGGCTTCGTTGACGTCACGAGCGATGACCTGACCATCCTCGATCACATCGACGCCCAGCAACGTGGTTTCCAGCCCCAGGTTCTGTGCCAGGCCGTGCAAGGTCGAACCGGGGCCCAACACGTAACGCGCGCCAGGCTCCCACTCTGCCTCCAGCCAGGCGGCAAGATCCGCCAGCACCAGTTCTTCGGACTCCATACCGCCCTGCTTGACCGCCTGTACGTAACCACCTTCCTGCGGCACGCACAGCTCGCCATACCAGCGTGCAGTCACGCGCCCCTCACGCAAGGCATTCTCATCGATATCGCGTACTTCACCGCTGGCCAGACGAACCAGGCCACCTTCGACCAGTCGTGCAGTCAGCTCGCCTGCTGCGCGTGGGCTGATGGCGTAGACGCCAGACTGAATTTTTACCCCGGCCGGAATGCCCAGTACCGGCTGCCCCTCCCTGACAGCCGCGCAGACATCGCGAGCTGTGCCATCGCCGCCTGCAAACAGAATCAACGCCACGCCTGCGCCCTGCAGTTGCTGCACGGCCCGGCGGGTGTCTTCTGCTGTGGTTAGCGCTGGGGCGACCTGCCCCAGCAGGCGATGCTCGAAGCCCATCTGCGCCAAAAGATCGCCACCCATGACGCCCGAATAGCTGACGAACTCTATGCGCTCACGCAGGGTCAACAACTGTTCAAGCGCCGTACGTGTACGTTGCGCGGCTTTTGGCTCGAAACCCAGAGCCAGCGCCTGCTCGGCCATGCCGTCGCTGCCCTTGAACCCTGCCGGGCCGCCCAGCCCAGCCAGTGGATTGATGATCAGACCGATATGAAAACGCGACATGAGTTCCTCGTTCCACGCAGGCTGGCATGCAGCCTGCTATACGACTTTCGCACTGTATTTTGTGACGGAGTTCCGCCGTCTTGAAATCTGTTCAAAGTATCGCGAACCAGAACCGGGCTTAGCCGCGAGCGGATGCCGACCCGGAGCAGACTTTGAACTGTCACCGCGCCTTCATCTGGGCACTCTAGAGTGGCGCGCATTAACGATGAGGAGACAGGCCATGAGCATGCAAGACACCGCAGCCCAATGCACCACCCGCAATCAAACGCAGGAGCCAGTGGGCGGTTTTATCATCGATGGTCAGGGCCGCGAAGTGCCGATCACCGAAGACATGATCCAGCAGGCCTGCGATGCGTTGGAAGAAAGCCGTGAGCAGGCTCGCCAGAGCTGAGCCCGCCGCAGGATGACAGGCTGCGATCACTCGCGCGGAATCAGCTTCAGTGATACCGAGTTGATGCAGTAACGTAAACCGGTGGGACGCGGCCCATCAGGGAACACATGGCCCAGGTGCGCGTCGCACTTGGCGCATTTGACCTCGATGCGGTGCATGCCATGGCTGAAGTCGTCCAGCTCACGGATGACCGCCTCACCCACCGGCTGAAAATAGCTCGGCCAGCCGCTGCCGGAATCGTATTTCGCATCGGAGTCGAACAATGCTTCGCCACAACAGGCGCAATGGTAAATGCCGGGCGTCTTGTCATCGTGATACTGGCCGCTGAACGGGCGTTCAGTACCGCCCAGCCGGCAGACATGGAATTGCTCCTGGGATAATTCGTCACGCCATGCATCCAGGGGTTTGTCGAGCTTGTCCACGAACGGTTTCCTCCTCGATTAAGCAGCCGGAGATTGCACTGGCGGGAATTCTGCCACGAACCACAGCGCAGTGATCGTCGGCCAAGTGCGCATTGACAAAACAATCTAACGCCCAGCCCTCAGGGCGCTGCCCAATGGGTGACCCACTCTGCGCGGCAAACCACAAAAAAGCCAGGGCAGCACCTTTGCCGCACACAGGCTGCAACGTATGATTCGACCCCAGTCTGTCACCCGCGTTTCAGGCTGCCAGTTTCTCCACCCGGAGATACTGGCAAGCCACATTGGCGGGTTCTCCATCGATCGGGATTTCTCACATGCAGGTCAGCAAATCGAACAAGCTCGCCAACGTCTGCTATGACATTCGCGGGCCAGTGCTCAAGCACGCCAAGCGTCTGGAAGAGGAAGGCCATCGCATCCTCAAGCTGAACATCGGCAACCCGGCGCCGTTCGGTTTCGAGGCACCGGAAGAAATTCTCCAGGACGTCATCCGCAACCTGCCGACCGCGCAGGGCTACAGCGACTCCAAGGGCCTGTTCAGCGCCCGTAAAGCCGTGATGCAGTACTACCAGCAGAAGCAGGTCGAAGGCGTCGGCATCGAGGACATCTACCTCGGTAACGGCGTGTCCGAGCTGATCGTGATGGCCATGCAGGCGCTGCTCAACAACGGTGACGAGGTGCTGATTCCCGCCCCCGACTACCCGCTGTGGACCGCCGCGGTGGCGCTTTCCGGTGGCAAGCCGGTGCACTACCTGTGTGACGAGCAGGCCGGCTGGTTCCCCGACATCGCCGACATGCGCGCCAAGATCACCCCGAATACCAAGGCGCTGGTACTGATCAACCCTAACAACCCCACCGGCGCGGTGTACTCGCGCGAAGTGCTGCAGGACATCGT
Protein-coding regions in this window:
- a CDS encoding ATP-NAD kinase family protein, which gives rise to MSRFHIGLIINPLAGLGGPAGFKGSDGMAEQALALGFEPKAAQRTRTALEQLLTLRERIEFVSYSGVMGGDLLAQMGFEHRLLGQVAPALTTAEDTRRAVQQLQGAGVALILFAGGDGTARDVCAAVREGQPVLGIPAGVKIQSGVYAISPRAAGELTARLVEGGLVRLASGEVRDIDENALREGRVTARWYGELCVPQEGGYVQAVKQGGMESEELVLADLAAWLEAEWEPGARYVLGPGSTLHGLAQNLGLETTLLGVDVIEDGQVIARDVNEAELFGLVEGRPTYLLVTAIGGQGHIIGRGNQQISPRVLRAIGLERLRVVATKRKLATLEGRPLLVDSGDVTLDDAFPDAVRVWAGYKEELLYPLSR
- a CDS encoding thiol-disulfide oxidoreductase DCC family protein, with the protein product MTQQSLPPNLAAGERVVLFDGVCKLCNGWARFLIRHDRQRQFRLASVQSAQGQALLAWYGLPTDRFDTMALIDEAGLHVRSSALLRILARLPQPWRSLSWLRLIPRSLRDWSYDRIALNRYHLFGRHEVCLLPSADHAERFLHD
- a CDS encoding PA1571 family protein, whose protein sequence is MSMQDTAAQCTTRNQTQEPVGGFIIDGQGREVPITEDMIQQACDALEESREQARQS
- a CDS encoding DoxX-like family protein, whose protein sequence is MTEVRLAQIAWLARLALALVFIWHGLAPKILWLSPDEVAMIGAHGLPDYPLFAPEVIARIAGVAEILLGIVLLTVRRQRWPLLVAGAVLLALLLDVALFSPHLLIQAFNPLSTNLATLALCAVAWLAEAPSAADS
- the msrB gene encoding peptide-methionine (R)-S-oxide reductase MsrB → MDKLDKPLDAWRDELSQEQFHVCRLGGTERPFSGQYHDDKTPGIYHCACCGEALFDSDAKYDSGSGWPSYFQPVGEAVIRELDDFSHGMHRIEVKCAKCDAHLGHVFPDGPRPTGLRYCINSVSLKLIPRE
- a CDS encoding ABC transporter transmembrane domain-containing protein, whose amino-acid sequence is MTSMLSSRQRGAIRLAWRFIAPYRSRVVGALLALMFTAAITLSMGQGIKLLVDQGLATQSPAALRQSLLLFFVLVLALAFGTYTRFYLVSWIGERVVADIRRRVFDHLIELHPGFYESNRSSEIQSRLTADTTLLQSVIGSSLSMALRNLIMLVGGSVLLVVTNPKLSGIVLLALPLVVAPILLFGRRVRALSRQSQDRVADVGSYVGEALGQIKTVQAYNHQDEDKRRFGESAEAAFDVARKRIAQRSWLITVVIVLVLGAVGVMLWVGGMDVIAGRISGGELAAFVFYSLIVGSSFGTLSEVIGELQRAAGAAERIGELLRASNAIVAPPQPQHLSQPVQGRIELQGVRFAYPSRSDSYAIDGIDLQVAAGETLALVGPSGAGKSTLFDLLLRFFDPQAGRILIDGVPIDQLDPRELRASFALVSQNPALFFGSVEDNIRYGRLDASQAEVEAAARAAHAHEFIQRLPQGYQTHLGEAGLGLSGGQRQRLAIARALLADARILLLDEATSALDAESEHLIQQALPSLMAGRTTLVIAHRLATVKQADRIAVIEQGRLAAIGRHAELIESSPLYARLAELQFGS
- a CDS encoding DUF1287 domain-containing protein; its protein translation is MRMVIALLVWSLAFAAQAIEADKLVLDARKQVGVTLSYDPAYRKLSYPGGDVPMATGVCTDVVIRALRQQGLDLQESVHRDMRGNFSVYPKHWGLSRPDSNIDHRRVPNLMTWFKRQGWSLPVKQDASAYRAGDIVTWDLGRGLTHIGIVSDRQAATGTPLVLHNIGRGTQEEDILFAYRITGHYRPLAQQARAGQ